Proteins encoded in a region of the Haloarchaeobius salinus genome:
- a CDS encoding MFS transporter, whose amino-acid sequence MADADTPGAFTYFRQFFALERDVFVLSVAMFAFSLGFQMTGRYMGEYILFLGGTELLVGLYGSFGNLIGAAYPYPGGAISDRIGSRTALTLFGLASALGFAVWVFAPALAIAGIPAWAWVFVGLVLAQAWKSFGLGATFAVVKQSVPNDRLATGFASTETFRRTAFLVGPLVAAGLLAAYGFDPGFQYVLAVAVGFALVGTLAQHVLYEAEEDSLGTEFEGLSQIRDDLANLPDPLRPLLVGDTLVRFANGMVYGFAVLVVTRYLETDATLFGFYLSPEALFGVFLAVEMAVALVTMVPVANLARRVGLKPVVGVGFFVYAVFPVLLVAAPDGGVTLAGLPVLGTVALSEAVVVGAVWAFSGLRFAGLPAHKALIVGPAEENAGGRVTGSYYLVRNTLTIPSAAFGGLLYGSAGYLGYSGPAVAFGLATVVGLLGTVYFLLRGEEFAAYA is encoded by the coding sequence ATGGCGGACGCCGACACACCCGGGGCGTTCACCTACTTCCGCCAGTTCTTCGCGCTGGAGCGGGACGTGTTCGTGCTCTCGGTCGCCATGTTCGCGTTCAGCCTCGGCTTCCAGATGACGGGCCGGTACATGGGCGAGTACATCCTCTTCCTCGGCGGTACAGAGCTCCTGGTCGGACTCTACGGTAGCTTCGGGAACCTCATCGGCGCGGCGTACCCGTATCCGGGCGGTGCCATCTCGGACCGCATCGGCTCCCGGACCGCGCTCACGCTGTTCGGGCTGGCCTCCGCGCTCGGCTTCGCGGTCTGGGTGTTCGCGCCGGCGCTGGCTATCGCCGGAATTCCGGCGTGGGCGTGGGTGTTCGTCGGGCTGGTGCTCGCGCAGGCGTGGAAGTCGTTCGGGCTGGGCGCGACGTTCGCCGTCGTCAAACAGAGCGTCCCGAACGACCGGCTGGCGACGGGCTTCGCCAGCACGGAGACGTTCCGCCGGACCGCCTTCCTGGTGGGGCCGCTCGTCGCCGCCGGCCTGCTCGCCGCCTACGGCTTCGACCCCGGGTTCCAGTACGTGCTCGCCGTGGCGGTCGGCTTCGCACTGGTCGGGACGCTCGCCCAGCACGTGCTGTACGAGGCCGAGGAGGACTCGCTGGGTACGGAGTTCGAAGGGCTCTCGCAGATTCGGGACGACCTCGCGAACCTACCCGACCCGCTCCGGCCGCTGCTCGTCGGCGACACGCTCGTCCGGTTCGCCAACGGGATGGTGTACGGCTTCGCCGTCCTCGTCGTCACGCGCTACCTGGAGACCGACGCGACGCTCTTCGGGTTCTACCTCTCCCCGGAGGCGCTGTTCGGCGTCTTCCTCGCCGTCGAGATGGCCGTCGCGCTGGTGACGATGGTGCCCGTCGCGAACCTCGCGCGCCGGGTCGGCCTGAAGCCCGTCGTCGGCGTCGGCTTCTTCGTCTACGCCGTCTTCCCGGTGCTGCTCGTCGCCGCGCCCGACGGCGGCGTCACGCTCGCGGGACTGCCCGTCCTCGGCACCGTCGCGCTCTCCGAGGCGGTCGTCGTCGGCGCTGTCTGGGCCTTCTCCGGGCTCCGGTTCGCCGGGCTCCCGGCGCACAAGGCGCTCATCGTCGGCCCCGCCGAGGAGAACGCCGGCGGGCGCGTGACCGGATCGTACTACCTCGTCCGGAACACGCTCACCATCCCGAGCGCCGCGTTCGGCGGGCTGCTGTACGGCTCCGCCGGTTACCTCGGCTACTCCGGGCCGGCGGTCGCGTTCGGCCTCGCCACCGTCGTCGGCCTGCTGGGCACCGTGTACTTCCTCCTGCGTGGCGAGGAGTTCGCGGCGTACGCCTGA